ACCTTCAGCCCGAGCATGCGGTCCTCCATCACGTCGGTGCGGCCGACGCCGTAGCCGCCGGCGTACTCGTTGAGGTGCTGGATGAGCGGCACCGGGTCCATCGCCTCGCCGTCGACGGCGACCGGGACGCCCTCCTCGAAGGTGACCTCGATGGTGGTCTCTCCTTCAGGCTCCGCGGTCCACTCGTAGATGTCCTCCGGCGGCTCGTAATCCGGATTTTCGAGCTTCCCGCCCTCGACCGCACGCGACCAGATGTTCTCGTCGATGGACCAGACGCCGCCGTCACCGGCCTCGACGGGCAGGTCCTTCTCGGCGGCGTAGTCGATCTCCCACTCGCGGGTGAGTCCGAGCTCGCGCACGGGGGCGATCACTTCCAGATCGGAGCCGCGCCAGACGGCCTCGAAGCGGAGCTGATCGTTGCCCTTGCCAGTACAGCCGTGCGCGATGGCGTCACAGCCCTCCTCCTCGGCGACCTCCAGGATGGCCTCGGCGATGACCGGGCGCGCGAGGGCGGTCCCGAGCGGGTAGCCCTGGTAGCTGGCGTTCGACTTCACCGCGTCGAAACAGAGGTCCGCGAACTCCGCCTTCGCGTCGACGACGTGGATGTCGAGCCCCAGCGCCTCCGCGGTCTCCTCGGCCTCGTCGAACTCCTCCGTCGGCTGGCCGACGTCGACGTTGACGCCGATGACCTCGTCGTAGCCGTACTCCTCTTTCAGTAGCGGTACGCACACCGTGGTGTCGAGTCCCCCGCTGAACGCGAGTGCAACGCTCGTCATTACCGGAGGAGACACGGCCTATACCCTTAAATTCAGCGTTATAAGTTTTGTAAGAAACTGGGAAAGCGGTCGCTCACGGAGACTACAGTCGAGACTCCACGGAACGAAACGGCGCGAACGCGACGAGGGATGAAGTGTTATCGGCCCGAGGGGCCTCGTCGTCGCGCCGCGCCGGAGGCCGGTCGCGGCGGTCGGACGTCTCGTCGCGGTCGCAGGGCTCGTCGGTCTCGGAAGAGGCCGGCGTCGAGACGAGCCACTGCGGTCACTACGTGTAGATACCCGCGTTTCCGTATAAAAATATTCCGCACCGACGGTCGCCCGCAACACTTGCCGCTCGGAGCGCTCCGGGCGGTTTCCGGCCGTTCAGATCGCCTCGCGGTACGCCTCCAGCGTCCGCTCGATGTCCTCCTCGGTGTGGGCGTACGACGTGAACTGGCACTCGAACTGGTTGGCGGTGAGGAACACGCCCCGGTCTTTCATCTCCTGCCAGAACACGCGCTCCCAGCGGTCGGTCGCGGCCGCGGCCACGTCCGCGCCGGTCTTCGGACACGCGTCGTAGCGGGCGCAGTCGGGGTCCTGTCGACAGCCGCCCGCACAGCAGGCGTCCGGCTCGTCGGGCGCGTCCCGGGTGAACACCGTCTTGAACATCGAGTCGGTGCCGACGACGGTGTACTCCGGGGCGCGCTCGGCGCAGATCTCCGAGATCCCCTCGCGGAGCTTCCGGCCGAGCCGGTTGACGTGCTCGTACACGTCGTTCTCGGCGGCGTACTCCAGCGTCGCCTTCCCCGCGGCCATCGTCACGGGGTGGCCGGAGAACGTGCCCGACTGGAACACCTCGCCCGCGGGCGTGAATCCCTCGATTATCTCCGCCTTCCCGCCGATCGCCCCCACCGGGAAGCCGCCGCCGATGATCTTTCCGAACGTCGTCACGTCCGGCGTCACGCCGAACTTCGACTGCGCGCAGCCCAGCCCGCCGACGCGGAACCCGGTGATCACCTCGTCGAAGATCAGAAGCGAGCCGTGGTCGTCACAGAGGTCCCGCAGCGTCTCGTGGTAGCCGTCGACCGGCGCGACGATCCCCATGTTGGCCAAGATCGGTTCGACGAGGACGGCCGCGATGTCGTCGCCGTGCTCGGCGAACACCTCCTTGGCCGCCTGCGGGTCGTTGAACGGGATCGGGAGGGTGTGCTGCGCGAACTCCTCGGGGATCCCCGCGGTCGACGGGTGCGCGTCCCCGGGCGACCCCTCCACCAGCGTCGACTCCTGTGCGCCGTGGTAGCCGCCCTGCATCACGACGATCTTGTCGCGATCGGTGTGACCGCGCGCGAGGCGCACGGCCGAGACGGTCGCCTCAGTCCCCGAGTTGACGAAGCGGATCGACTCGACGCTCGGGACGTGTCGCGCCACGAACTCGGCGTGCTCGACCTCGATCTCCGTCGGCGCGCCGTACATCGGCCCCTCCGCGACGTGCGACTGGACCGCGGCCTCGACCGGGTCCGGGAGGTCGTGGCCGTACAGCAGCGGCCCGTATCCCATCACCCAGTCGACGTAGCGGTTGCCGTCGGCGTCGATCACGTGGCCGCCGTCGCCCCGCTCGATGAAGAACGGGTGCGGCATGTTCGCCCGGACCGAGGAGTTGACGCCGCCCGGCATCACCGACAGCGCGCGGTCGTACAGTCCGCGCGAGCGCTCGTGGTTCATGCCGATCGGTTGGGTCGGCGGGCTGAAAGTAGTTGCCGAACCGGCCCCGACGCGGCCGGTCCGAGAGAAAACGTTGACCGTCAGTTCGCGCGCGCGCCGCCTACACCGCTTCCGGTCCGGTCGCGCCCGTGCGGACCTGAAGCGCGTCCTCGACCGGCAGGACGAACACCTTGCCGTCTCCGGGTTCGCCGGTCTCGGCGGCGTCGGCGATCGCCTCCGCGACCTCGTCGGCCGGGATGTCGGCGACGACGACGTCGATCTTCACCTTCTGGTGGAGGTCGACGGTGAACTCCTCGCCGCGCCACTGGCCCTTCTTCGCGGGCTGGCTGCCGCGGCCGGAGACGTTCGTCACCGTGAGCGAGGGCGCGTTGATCTCCGCGAGCGCCTGCTTGATGTCCCCGAGTTTGTCGGGGCGGACGACCGCGGTGACCATCTTGATCTCCGCGCCGTCCTCCTCGCCGCCGTCGGCGCGCGGGGAGCCGTCGTCCGCGTCCGCGCCGACCACGCGACCCCCGTCGGTGGTGACCGAGGGCTTGCCGAACTCGGGGTACGTCTCGACGCCGTGCTCGCTGACGTCGAGGCCGTCGCGCTCGTGTTCCGGGGTGACGCGGGCCTGTCCGGCGGCCTTGAACGCGCCGAAGACGACCGCCGTCGCGATCACGGTCCACGCCCCGATGACGACCACGCCGGTCACCTGCGAGACCAGCACCTCGACGGAGAAGCCGTTGATACTGACGAACGGCAGCGCGAGCACGCCGAGGACCCCGGCGGAGCCGTGGACCGGGAACACCGCGCAGACGTCGTCGATCTTCATCGTGTCCGAGACGAACTCGAAGACCAGCGGGAGCTGGAGGCCACAGAGCAGGCCGACGGCGATCGCACCCCACCATGTGGCGAGGTTCGCGATGCCGGTCACGCCGACCAGCCCGGCGAGCAGCCCGTTCGCGACGTACAGCGTGTCGACCTTCTTCGAGAGCGCGACCGACGCGAGCGCGGCACCGACGCCGCCCGCGGCCATGCCGAGCGTCGTGCCGAGCGAGACGCGGCCGACCGACGCGTAGCCGTCCAAGACGAGTTCGCCGCCGTCGACAGTGAACACCGTCGCGGTCGTGCCGACGTTGAACCCGTACCAGCCGAACGCGAGGATGAGCGTGCCGAGCACCGCGAACGTCATCGAGTGACCGGGGATGACGTTCGAAGAGCCGTCCTCGGCGTAGCGGTCCATCCGCGGCCCGAGCACGTACGCCGCCGTGAGGCCCGCGATGCCGCCCATCCCGTGGACGATCATCCCGCCCGCGAAGTCGGTGAATCCGAGGCCGCCACCGCCGAGGAAGCCGCCGCCCCAGGTGATGCCCGCGACAACGGGGTAGATGACCGCCGAGATGGCGATCGTGTACGCCACGTACGCGCGGAGCTTCGCCCGCCCGGCGACCGCGCCGGAGACGATGGTCGCGGCCGTCATCGCGAAGACGGCACCGAACAGCCAGCTGTTCACCCAGCCGCCGTCGCCGAGCGCGGACGCCGCGGAGAAGCCGCCGCCGGCGGAGAGCCCCTCGACGCCGAACCCGACGAGGAAGTAGACCAGCACGCCGACGCTCCACGTCAGCAGGTTCTTCGTGAGCTGGTTTGCGACGTTCTTCGCGCGCACCTGGCCCGCTTCGAGCATCGCGAAGCCGGCGTGCATGAAGAAGATGAGGAAACAGACCACCGCGACCCACATCAGGTTCACGCCCTCGGCGAGGACGCTCGGATCGATCGAGGCGAGCACCGCACCCGTCACGCCTCGGTCACCTCTACTGAACGCTCGTTCGGCTCGAACCGCATTTCAGTCGTGTTCATGCGTTGAATCACGTTTCGGTTGCGGGGAACGGCCATACATAAACGTTCGAGTTGAGTTTCACAACAAAAACGCTTGATAATACGGAGGGCGTCCGATATAATGACGTGGCAATGGAATATAAGGACGTTTTCTCGGGTGTTTCGTGGCAATTGCTGCGCTCGAACTCGACGCCCGTTGTGTGAAATTTCTATCCTTTTTGGCGCGATCCGCCGTCGAGGGCGGCTTCGAGGGCGTGCGCGGCCGATTCTGGCGAGTATTGCCACTCCGTCGTCTCGCGGTTCGCCGTCATACGGCTCGGTAGCGGCGAATTCGGGCGTTTCGGGACGCCTCGTGAGAAATTGACGTTCGTCAACCCGTTTCATGGCCGACCGACCGCCTCGCCCGCTCCCCCCGACGAAGCGACAGCGACGCGGGGCTGTTTCCGTCGGCGACGGCCGCCGAACGGGCGGTTACTCCGGCTTCAGCCCCTCGTTCTGGACGCGCATCACGGCCTCGCCGTCGGCGAGGTTCGGCGCGTCCACGAGCCGGACGATCCGCTTGTCGCCCTTCGACTTCCGGAGGTAGATCCGGAACGTGGAGGCGTGGCCCAAGATGTTGCCGCCGATCGCCTGCGTCGGGTCGCCGAAGTAGGAGTCCGGGTTCGACGCGACCTGGTTGGTGACGAGGATGGCGGTGTTGTACAGGTCGCCGAGCCGCATCAGGTCGTGGAGGTGCTTGTTGAGCTTCTGCTGTCGCTCCGCGAGCTCGCCCCGGCCGACGTACTCCGCGCGGAAGTGCGCGGTGAGCGAGTCGACGCAGACGATCCGGATCGGCCACTCCGTCTCCTCGTGTTCGCCGGCCAGCTCCTTCGCCTTCTCGGCGAGGAGGATCTGGTGGTTGGAGTTGAACGCCTTCGCGACGTGGATCTGGTCGAGGAAGGCCTCGACCAGCTCTTCGAGCGCCTCCTCGTCCGAGGGCGTGCCCTCGATCTCGCGGCGCTCCATCTCGTCGGCGAGGATCTCGTCGTCGAGCCCGCGGACCATGTCGTCGATCCGTTCGGGGCGGAACGTGTCCTCGGAGTCGACGAAGATACAGCCGCCGTCGAGGCCGCCGTTCTCCGGCTCCAGCTGGACGTTGACGGCCATCTGGTGGGTGACCTGCGACTTGCCGGAGCCGAACTCGCCGTACACTTCCGTGATCGACTGGGTCTCGATGCCCCCGCCGAGGAGGTCGTCGACCTCGTCGATCTGCCAGGAGAGCTTGCCGATCTCCTGTCGCCGCTCCAGTACGCTCGCGCCGGTCTCGAAGCCGCCGACGTCGGCGGCCTCGCGGGCGGCGTTGATGATGTCGCTCGCGGACGACTCGCCGATGTCGGCGGTGTTCGACATCTCGCCGGGGCTGGCGACCGCGATCGACTGGTAGCTCTCGAATCCGTTGTCAATGAGCTTGTCCGCGGTCGCCGGGCCGACGCCGGGGAGGTCCTCGAGTTCGTCTTCGGGCATGTACTCGACCCTTGTTCGCCATCGGGTATAAAGACTGGTTTACACCTTTGTGAAAGT
This genomic stretch from Halorubrum hochsteinianum harbors:
- a CDS encoding argininosuccinate synthase produces the protein MTSVALAFSGGLDTTVCVPLLKEEYGYDEVIGVNVDVGQPTEEFDEAEETAEALGLDIHVVDAKAEFADLCFDAVKSNASYQGYPLGTALARPVIAEAILEVAEEEGCDAIAHGCTGKGNDQLRFEAVWRGSDLEVIAPVRELGLTREWEIDYAAEKDLPVEAGDGGVWSIDENIWSRAVEGGKLENPDYEPPEDIYEWTAEPEGETTIEVTFEEGVPVAVDGEAMDPVPLIQHLNEYAGGYGVGRTDVMEDRMLGLKVRENYEHPAATVLLTAHQALEDLVLTKNERSFKKGIEQEWSEKAYQGLVFAPVVDALNAFVDETQDVVTGTATVKVSGGDCRVVARDSEYAVYSEEMASFNTEDVAGIAQSDATGVAKYHGLQERLANDVKASVSKPELATDGSGADAADTDEN
- the hemL gene encoding glutamate-1-semialdehyde 2,1-aminomutase, which produces MNHERSRGLYDRALSVMPGGVNSSVRANMPHPFFIERGDGGHVIDADGNRYVDWVMGYGPLLYGHDLPDPVEAAVQSHVAEGPMYGAPTEIEVEHAEFVARHVPSVESIRFVNSGTEATVSAVRLARGHTDRDKIVVMQGGYHGAQESTLVEGSPGDAHPSTAGIPEEFAQHTLPIPFNDPQAAKEVFAEHGDDIAAVLVEPILANMGIVAPVDGYHETLRDLCDDHGSLLIFDEVITGFRVGGLGCAQSKFGVTPDVTTFGKIIGGGFPVGAIGGKAEIIEGFTPAGEVFQSGTFSGHPVTMAAGKATLEYAAENDVYEHVNRLGRKLREGISEICAERAPEYTVVGTDSMFKTVFTRDAPDEPDACCAGGCRQDPDCARYDACPKTGADVAAAATDRWERVFWQEMKDRGVFLTANQFECQFTSYAHTEEDIERTLEAYREAI
- a CDS encoding ammonium transporter, translated to MTGAVLASIDPSVLAEGVNLMWVAVVCFLIFFMHAGFAMLEAGQVRAKNVANQLTKNLLTWSVGVLVYFLVGFGVEGLSAGGGFSAASALGDGGWVNSWLFGAVFAMTAATIVSGAVAGRAKLRAYVAYTIAISAVIYPVVAGITWGGGFLGGGGLGFTDFAGGMIVHGMGGIAGLTAAYVLGPRMDRYAEDGSSNVIPGHSMTFAVLGTLILAFGWYGFNVGTTATVFTVDGGELVLDGYASVGRVSLGTTLGMAAGGVGAALASVALSKKVDTLYVANGLLAGLVGVTGIANLATWWGAIAVGLLCGLQLPLVFEFVSDTMKIDDVCAVFPVHGSAGVLGVLALPFVSINGFSVEVLVSQVTGVVVIGAWTVIATAVVFGAFKAAGQARVTPEHERDGLDVSEHGVETYPEFGKPSVTTDGGRVVGADADDGSPRADGGEEDGAEIKMVTAVVRPDKLGDIKQALAEINAPSLTVTNVSGRGSQPAKKGQWRGEEFTVDLHQKVKIDVVVADIPADEVAEAIADAAETGEPGDGKVFVLPVEDALQVRTGATGPEAV
- the radA gene encoding DNA repair and recombination protein RadA, producing the protein MPEDELEDLPGVGPATADKLIDNGFESYQSIAVASPGEMSNTADIGESSASDIINAAREAADVGGFETGASVLERRQEIGKLSWQIDEVDDLLGGGIETQSITEVYGEFGSGKSQVTHQMAVNVQLEPENGGLDGGCIFVDSEDTFRPERIDDMVRGLDDEILADEMERREIEGTPSDEEALEELVEAFLDQIHVAKAFNSNHQILLAEKAKELAGEHEETEWPIRIVCVDSLTAHFRAEYVGRGELAERQQKLNKHLHDLMRLGDLYNTAILVTNQVASNPDSYFGDPTQAIGGNILGHASTFRIYLRKSKGDKRIVRLVDAPNLADGEAVMRVQNEGLKPE